A genomic window from Plasmodium malariae genome assembly, chromosome: 10 includes:
- the PmUG01_10020700 gene encoding conserved Plasmodium protein, unknown function: MKEKIVSLYNYLKDNLNKISAIANILCLIDCIVIPIVTVLISVINAFSNGHNGGEPDSHNHNEWHEIIEKVALYVMTPLISMTTIYNFIQLRNVPLLLWTLFGLILFVLSHAHIDFSNAKVNSAYQKLHLPMALLGAVFLVSTNYASHELLKMNNLDHCCKHKHLSNSIKNNKSNYHRVEINTNDVMNNNEERKKERVEVYNIGYLNNNDNELASFL, translated from the exons ATGAAGGAGAAAATTGTAAG tttatacAATTACCTTAAAGATAATTTGAACAAAATTTCGGCAATAGCGAATATATTATGCTTAATCGATTGTATTGTAATACCAATTGTTACAGTTCTGATATCAGTGATTAATGCATTCAGTAATGGCCATAACGGTGGTGAACCGGATAGCCATAACCACAATGAATGGCAtgaaataatagaaaaa GTTGCCCTGTACGTAATGACACCTTTAATTTCGATGACAACCATCTACAACTTCATTCAATTGAGAAATGTTCCTCTGCTTTTGTGGACCTTATTTggtcttattttatttgttctttcACATGCACACATTGATTTTTCAAACGCAAAAGTAAATAGTGCATATCAAAAATTGCATTTGCCGATGGCTTTACTTGGGGCTGTTTTTTTAGTGTCAACAAATTATGCTTCCCACGAATTGCTGAAGATGAACAACCTAGATCACTGCTGTAAACATAAGCATTTATCaaatagtataaaaaataataaaagtaattacCACAGGGTGGAAATAAACACGAATGAtgtaatgaataataatgaagaacGTAAGAAAGAACGAGTAGAGGTTTATAATATTGGATatcttaataataatgacaaTGAATTAGCaagttttttataa
- the PmUG01_10020800 gene encoding transporter, putative, which yields MSHTHNKDKNNISNSRNSNYDNDGNSSNNRNGGSSRMGIKKLDSTQSTTHIEGMAYSSGKDGKITQSGNNNYDIIRGKDKKKKKKKNNGVLDLNKEESFNDNSFYLSDNIVEDEELNTSGNKISFIKKLRMCISYFGPGWIVAVAYLDPGNLCSNLNVGLIRSSSNNNNNLVKDYTGYHLLWILAYGHLLGFIFQVLSMKIGHVTGLDLASICYKEFDKRISRILYFFVQLAIWGAHIQSIVGTFVAIHLIFGVSVKVAIFYTLIEALIYSFLENRSLSLLENVLSFLIGILAFCFIINVFMVPINFKEVAMSIMYPRIPEGKGFDAMALLGSIISAHVFYLHTNLTSKKKAVIFNDRMLKRYNTLGTIESAGSLFLSCVTNCIIVLTFAEVSINVHDRRDEYNLFTAYEVMKKSFGKVSIYIWSFGLLSSGNNSSFMCEYASKSVFEGFLNKKISPFFRVLFFRFFLFSIIYLFLLYDKYSIDQLTNFINVIQVLLLPLAIVPLYRFSIHKNVLGKFALKKYAKFSVFVIVVSITIANLSLTLFDFLQSTRSIYAICFAVVFTFFYLFFIFLFFKLPITKIYCQKC from the coding sequence ATGAGCCATACACATAATAAAGACAAGAACAATATAAGTAACAGCAGAAATAGTAATTACGATAACGATGGCAATAGCAGCAATAACCGCAACGGAGGTAGCAGCCGAATGggcattaaaaaattagattcTACTCAGTCAACGACGCATATTGAGGGTATGGCATATAGTAGCGGTAAGGATGGTAAAATAACGCAAAGTGGAAATAACAATTACGATATAATAAGAGgtaaggataaaaaaaagaaaaagaagaaaaataatggaGTGTTAgatttaaataaagaagagtcatttaatgataattctttttatttgtcGGATAATATAGTAGAGGATGAGGAGCTAAATACAAGTGGAAACaaaatatcttttattaaaaaattgagaATGTGTATTAGTTATTTTGGGCCTGGTTGGATTGTAGCAGTTGCATATCTAGACCCAGGAAATTTATGTAGTAATTTAAATGTAGGTTTAATTAGATCATcgtcaaataataataataatttagtaAAGGATTATACAGGTTATCATTTATTATGGATTTTAGCATATGGTCATTTACTTGGCTTTATATTTCAAGTATTGTCAATGAAAATTGGTCATGTTACAGGATTAGATTTAGCATCAATATGTTATAAAGAATTTGATAAAAGAATTTCacgtattttatatttctttgttCAGTTGGCAATATGGGGCGCACATATTCAATCCATCGTTGGTACATTTGTAGctattcatttaatatttggTGTATCAGTTAAAGTAgcaatattttatactttaatTGAAGCATTAATTTATagttttttagaaaatagaAGTTTGAGTTTACTTGAGAATGTATTGAGTTTTCTTATCGGCATTTTAGCattctgttttattataaacgTTTTTATGGTCccaataaattttaaagaagtAGCAATGAGTATTATGTATCCACGTATACCTGAAGGTAAAGGGTTTGATGCTATGGCTTTACTGGGTAGTATCATATCAGCgcatgttttttatttacataccAATTTAACTTCAAAAAAGAAGGCAGTAATATTTAATGATAGAAtgttaaaaagatataatacGTTAGGAACTATCGAATCTGCTGGGTCTTTATTTCTCTCATGTGTAACTAACTGTATCATAGTGCTTACATTTGCCGAGGTAAGTATTAATGTACATGATAGAAGAgatgaatataatttgtttacaGCATATGAAGTTATGAAAAAATCATTTGGTAAagtttctatatatatatggtcCTTTGGATTGTTAAGTAGTGGAAATAACTCAAGTTTTATGTGTGAATATGCTTCCAAATCTGTATTTGAaggttttttaaataaaaaaataagcccATTTTTTAGGGTATTATTTTTCcgatttttccttttttcaattatttatttatttttattatatgataaatatagCATTGATCaattaacaaattttattaatgttattcAAGTGCTTTTATTACCTTTGGCTATTGTACCGCTTTACCGCTTCagtattcataaaaatgtgtTAGGAAAAtttgctttaaaaaaatatgccaAATTTTCTGTTTTTGTTATTGTTGTTTCAATTACCATTGCAAATTTATCCTTAACACTCTTTGATTTTCTCCAATCTACACGCAGTATCTATGCTATTTGTTTTGCAGttgtttttacatttttttatctattttttattttcctcttttttaaattaccaATTACCAAAATTTACTGTCAGAAGTGTTGA